From Woronichinia naegeliana WA131, the proteins below share one genomic window:
- the cobA gene encoding uroporphyrinogen-III C-methyltransferase yields MTRKMKRFNAPAGCVYLVGAGIGPIAYLTLQAHRIISQAEVLIYDALVDPGLLTLVPSHCLLQSVGKRGGLPSTPQGEINQLLVSYGLAGKQVVRLKGGDPFIFGRANPEIQALQSANCPFQIIPGLSSAIAAPLLAGIPLTDKDLGQAFVVLTGHEPESLDWNALARIDTLVILMGGQTLPEIVQKLLAQGRCPQTPVAIIKNAGYRHQQFWIGNLTDIVEKTANLSLSPAVIAIGSIINLRTMSTSPSLPLLGKTILVTRAAEQASQFTDLLREKGGTVLEMPTLTIQAPSDWQPLDQALQNLRQFQWLILTSANGVNFFFERSQYWGQDSRALQGIKIAVVGQKTASVLANYGLKADFIPPDFVADALVAHFPDLLAQQTILFPRVETGGREVLVKELSQQGAKVVEVPAYQSACPETMPAPIWQAMLEHQIDILTFASSKTVQNFNHLVQQQLKSHPEQDFQRLLANVCIASIGPQTSKTCLSCFGRVDVEAKEYTLPGLVTAILDWEMGG; encoded by the coding sequence ATGACCCGAAAGATGAAACGCTTTAATGCTCCAGCTGGTTGTGTCTATTTGGTGGGGGCGGGCATTGGGCCGATCGCTTATTTAACGCTTCAGGCCCATCGGATCATTTCCCAGGCAGAGGTTCTAATTTATGATGCCCTGGTTGATCCGGGTTTATTGACGTTAGTACCGTCCCATTGCCTATTACAATCAGTGGGAAAACGGGGGGGATTACCCAGTACACCCCAAGGAGAAATTAATCAACTACTCGTGTCCTACGGATTAGCGGGAAAACAGGTGGTGAGACTCAAGGGCGGTGATCCTTTTATTTTTGGCCGGGCTAACCCTGAAATTCAAGCTCTCCAGTCCGCCAATTGTCCCTTCCAAATTATTCCGGGTCTGTCTTCGGCGATCGCTGCCCCCCTGTTGGCTGGTATTCCCCTGACGGATAAAGATTTAGGACAGGCTTTTGTGGTACTTACGGGCCATGAGCCGGAAAGCTTAGACTGGAATGCCCTGGCCAGAATTGATACCCTGGTCATTCTTATGGGCGGCCAAACCTTACCCGAAATTGTGCAGAAATTATTAGCCCAGGGCCGTTGTCCCCAGACTCCCGTCGCGATTATTAAAAATGCGGGCTATCGACATCAACAATTCTGGATCGGAAACTTAACTGATATTGTAGAAAAAACAGCCAATCTATCCCTATCACCGGCTGTCATTGCGATCGGCTCCATCATTAATCTAAGAACCATGTCAACCTCTCCTTCCTTACCCCTGCTAGGTAAAACGATTCTAGTAACCAGGGCGGCTGAACAGGCCAGTCAGTTTACTGATCTATTAAGGGAAAAAGGTGGGACGGTGCTAGAAATGCCAACGCTGACCATTCAGGCCCCTTCGGATTGGCAACCCTTAGATCAGGCTCTTCAAAATTTAAGACAATTTCAGTGGTTAATATTAACTTCTGCCAATGGCGTTAATTTTTTCTTTGAACGTTCGCAATATTGGGGACAGGATAGCCGAGCTTTACAGGGGATTAAAATTGCGGTGGTTGGCCAAAAAACGGCATCTGTTTTAGCCAATTACGGACTGAAAGCGGATTTTATTCCTCCTGATTTTGTGGCCGATGCCTTAGTTGCCCATTTTCCCGATCTCTTAGCTCAACAAACGATTCTATTTCCTAGGGTAGAAACGGGAGGGCGAGAGGTTTTGGTCAAGGAACTCAGTCAACAGGGGGCCAAAGTGGTGGAAGTTCCCGCCTATCAATCCGCTTGTCCTGAGACCATGCCCGCCCCGATCTGGCAAGCAATGTTGGAGCACCAGATTGACATTCTGACTTTTGCGAGTTCTAAGACCGTACAGAATTTTAATCATTTGGTTCAGCAACAATTAAAAAGTCACCCAGAGCAGGATTTCCAGAGATTATTAGCCAATGTTTGTATTGCTTCAATTGGCCCGCAAACGTCAAAAACCTGTCTGTCGTGTTTTGGTCGAGTGGATGTAGAGGCGAAGGAATATACGTTACCTGGTCTGGTGACGGCGATTTTGGACTGGGAGATGGGGGGATAG
- a CDS encoding LamG domain-containing protein: MHVAVTYDSATQTMKLYKNGQPIQSATSVPLVNTSDRNIVIGAFGTPRVSVFKGSMAEVRIWKVARTQAEIQGDMYQRLTGKEANLVAYYPLDKIQTEGSVRKVLDLAGNNHGNVTEAIVVEENSLPIVPNTLLCNEYSSVSLESNTNRKVAMMRRFFAHPSTNGLTLLPNKRVEALELKWVGNAQFAPTLLGYIEGPPPVPSENLTLSDDYNGATSVELTMSEDVEFNWTRSQDSGLGATLETFMGAGGSMSILTAPMGVGSSIETSTKIGFKGNFDFGYQFQNESSITSSSSLSMTDKLELRGTPEVTPKFPHLGARFIPKNIGYALVVSALADVFVTRLARSGKMIGYQVQPVDDIPPDVNTITFLMNPAYTMNGSLDGLTGSSATSERFFKHVPEMRSQYGSLYPASYYRLKEAYALKQQIEAEDKRRESYFSNFDVRLVDETSLNRNIGSGDAPTTVGLQREEDKPGTQMTDEEKKKAQDDKAQQFQANAESGTAKTSEASKQKQAEIQSKIGDQEKRVQATDSFAGWQKRMESIQIRSGKRNIVNTYVWDADGGLRTEAQSFANTVEHTIGGSFSLNAGLGIETEFSAFGVDVELTAQATVNLTQTMSKTETRSKGFELNVDLSGLEYKGITDYKDRPILPAEKVDRYRFMSFYLEGSTNHFQDFFNYVVDPEWLASNDEEARALRQTQAGKPNKTWRVLHRVTYIERPALMGFGRDVRQLRAADELSDQKTLLAKIAKLEESNRQLEAKLDQILDALKK, encoded by the coding sequence AGCGTCTCACTGGAAAAGAAGCCAATTTAGTGGCTTACTATCCTCTCGATAAAATCCAGACTGAAGGTTCCGTACGAAAAGTCTTGGACTTAGCAGGAAACAATCACGGTAATGTGACTGAGGCAATTGTTGTCGAAGAAAACAGCCTCCCCATTGTCCCGAATACTCTCCTTTGTAACGAGTATAGTAGCGTTTCTTTGGAATCCAATACTAATCGCAAGGTGGCGATGATGCGCCGTTTCTTTGCTCATCCCTCAACCAACGGACTCACATTGCTCCCTAATAAGCGAGTGGAGGCTTTGGAATTGAAATGGGTTGGTAATGCTCAATTCGCGCCCACTCTCTTGGGATATATTGAAGGCCCTCCCCCTGTTCCTAGTGAAAATTTAACCCTTTCTGATGATTACAATGGGGCAACTTCTGTGGAATTAACCATGTCGGAAGATGTGGAATTTAATTGGACGCGATCGCAGGATTCTGGTTTGGGAGCAACTTTGGAAACCTTTATGGGCGCAGGAGGTTCAATGTCGATTTTAACCGCGCCAATGGGTGTCGGTTCGTCAATTGAAACCAGTACCAAAATTGGTTTCAAAGGAAATTTTGATTTCGGCTATCAATTTCAAAATGAGAGTAGCATTACTTCTAGTTCCTCTTTGAGCATGACCGATAAATTAGAACTACGAGGAACACCAGAAGTTACGCCTAAATTTCCTCATCTTGGGGCGCGTTTTATTCCTAAAAACATCGGTTATGCTTTGGTCGTTTCGGCTCTGGCGGATGTTTTTGTCACCCGTCTGGCCCGTAGTGGTAAGATGATCGGCTATCAAGTACAACCTGTGGATGATATCCCTCCCGATGTCAATACCATTACCTTTTTGATGAATCCTGCCTATACGATGAATGGTAGCTTAGATGGCCTGACGGGAAGCAGTGCGACTAGCGAGCGATTCTTTAAGCACGTTCCAGAAATGCGCTCTCAGTATGGCTCTCTCTATCCTGCTAGTTACTACCGTCTCAAAGAAGCTTATGCTCTCAAACAACAGATTGAAGCGGAGGATAAACGTCGAGAATCCTATTTTTCTAACTTTGATGTGCGTTTAGTGGATGAAACTTCCTTAAATCGTAATATTGGTAGTGGGGATGCACCTACTACGGTTGGGTTACAACGGGAAGAAGATAAACCAGGCACTCAGATGACGGATGAGGAAAAGAAAAAAGCCCAAGACGATAAAGCCCAACAATTTCAAGCGAATGCTGAGAGTGGTACTGCTAAAACCAGTGAGGCCTCCAAGCAGAAACAAGCGGAGATTCAAAGCAAAATCGGCGACCAAGAGAAACGGGTACAAGCTACTGACAGTTTTGCTGGTTGGCAAAAACGCATGGAAAGTATCCAAATTCGCTCTGGTAAGCGTAATATTGTCAATACTTACGTTTGGGATGCCGATGGTGGACTACGGACAGAAGCCCAAAGTTTTGCCAATACGGTAGAGCATACCATTGGTGGCTCTTTTAGCCTGAATGCTGGATTAGGGATTGAAACTGAATTTTCAGCGTTTGGGGTTGATGTAGAACTCACTGCCCAAGCTACGGTAAACTTGACTCAAACCATGAGTAAAACGGAAACTCGGAGTAAGGGTTTTGAGTTGAATGTGGATTTGAGTGGTTTAGAGTATAAAGGGATTACGGATTATAAGGATCGGCCCATTTTGCCCGCAGAAAAAGTTGATCGGTATCGCTTTATGAGTTTCTATCTTGAAGGTAGTACCAATCATTTCCAAGACTTCTTTAACTACGTCGTTGATCCTGAATGGTTAGCCAGTAATGATGAGGAAGCGCGAGCTTTGCGTCAAACTCAAGCCGGAAAGCCGAATAAAACATGGCGCGTGTTACATCGTGTTACCTACATCGAACGTCCAGCTTTAATGGGATTTGGTCGAGATGTCCGTCAATTACGTGCGGCGGATGAACTCTCGGATCAGAAAACCTTATTGGCAAAAATTGCTAAATTAGAGGAAAGTAACCGTCAATTAGAGGCTAAATTGGATCAAATCCTTGATGCGCTCAAAAAATAA